The Kryptolebias marmoratus isolate JLee-2015 linkage group LG18, ASM164957v2, whole genome shotgun sequence genome includes a region encoding these proteins:
- the uhrf1bp1l gene encoding UHRF1-binding protein 1-like isoform X4, with translation MAGLIKKQILKHLSRFAKNLSPDKINLSTLKGEGQLTNLELDEEVLQSLLDLPTWLAINRVFCNKAAIRIPWTKLKTHPISLSLDKVIMEMSTCDEPRPPNGPSPIATASGQSEYGFAEKVVEGITLSINSIIIKISAKAFNASFELSQLQVYSVNTSWGIGDLRFTRIQDPQRGEVLTFKEISWQMIRIEADAIHSAEHEMLSAPIRLITNQSKIRVTLKRRIKDCNVVASKLILILDDLLWVLTDSQLKAMVQYAKSLSEAMEKSAQQRKSMAADNQVSSQPSSAQQERAQQASAATDQSATIAKLFSAYDVCETSHHLQITHLDLHICDDIHAKDKVINKRITGGAMQLSFSSITLDYYPLHKTDDSCVRWMHYSEATKTRESWAKSLLDEFRSNVEMLKSAVRDQQGPGAGRSSPRHVSFKDDVYEPLGSQEKAGGEVGLREADGGLLEWSSRTQPPPQCCWCLEPGKINTSSSSTSFSPPPPQTPKTQLMSSSFVLRMADFSIYQVSTADQHRSTPKTMISCNKKSLYLPPEMPAIHVEFTEYYFPDGKDNPIPCPNLYAQLNALQLVLDPRSLVWLNLFALDLRQSLEQFMEIYKLSDSQKPDEHVDIKVDGLMLKLVVPTDQDAACPADLPRSVSIQTSEMTATNTRHPANCTRAHLEALLQAFEEEPFFSPTFSSFPRSPSSVPVLHPVFQRHAHEQDTKMHDIYRGLAVPTVGTDGLKMPAATDFWALHFAQFWVDYEGTRGGKGRPQPFVDSFPLTVWACQPAKIVQLQEKLRGSAGSGLSRSMSAEAVARLQRKRLLKEFYSADSAPASPHCSTSTLPPSNGLHTPLSLDSLPSSPSSSSSSKDADVHILVHVQKHLSAQVSHRQYVFLMLLQRSLKALQQTLQQDLEEMASKRERKDTSHHAADHQPFTFCLGLLLKSAEVSLLLKPVTQPEGAGSAAGSELSPSESRGTLEPAGEAAEGSEKGNEGSGSEAGAAKQPCTVDQLLCSEGPENGATQCPAPLVPSSNSVDSNQKPSEEERTPSKNSVRASSDEGAEGTGNGLAAGDEVGLDSKTQVSDHLSDPLSSKDFSDKDKTATAKMPQSVSRKGSLSVVSDLLSSSNSSRSTSLYSMSNIGRLMRDRSQSSFSVSYKNMKKSPSLQSLDNISIDSYLLEDGDAYSLLERDDVSISGFKDTISEQSATESATEAVTGQEQEGGASPDSVSATSQSIDEPTKDLVSVLVLKVQSVCASMEVVGESSAVALEVGQLTPNQLGNVSLRQYLSNRSLGGESNSSFTSGHSPEVRARLESGPRAAAHSPLAERNGFLQLRLHGYRASFMMSTLRNLSLFLEDDAASQVLPMEISVRDTRVDLKDDGPRDNPSDSEPSPITLHVDSLIIHKRDDGSFSIGDTAAEAKPKKAGSLMDGSLSPVHEAVSSVCRIQKATQTQNPPASPSPLSREKMLLEENECLKLELSRTKMALAEAQMEKDSLLHRMKSLKINTS, from the exons GTTTGCTAAGAACCTGTCGCCGGACAAGATCAACCTGAGCACGCTGAAGGGGGAGGGCCAGCTCACCAACCTGGAGCTGGATGAGGAGGTTCTCCAGAGTCTGCTGGACCTGCCCACCTGGCTGGCCATTAACCGCGTGTTCTGCAACAAGGCTGCCATCAGG ATACCATGGACGAAACTGAAGACTCACCCAATCTCGTTG TCTCTGGATAAAGTGATAATGGAGATGAGCACGTGCGATGAGCCCCGTCCTCCCAATGGTCCGTCTCCCATAGCAACAGCATCGGGACAAAG TGAATATGGGTTTGCTGAAAAGGTGGTGGAGGGGATTACGCTATCCATCAACTCCATCATCATCAAGATCAGCGCCAAGGCCTTCAACGCCTCCTTCGAGCTCTCCCAGCTGCAGGTCTACAGCGTCAATACCAGCTGGGGCATCGGCGATCTGCGGTTCACTCGCATCCAGGATCCTCAGAGGGGCGAG GTCCTGACGTTCAAAGAAATCAGCTGGCAGATGATCCGCATCGAGGCCGACGCGATCCACAGCGCCGAGCACGAGATGCTGAGCGCTCCCATCCGCCTCATCACCAACCAGTCGAAGATCCGAGTCACTCTTAAGAGACGG ATAAAGGACTGCAACGTGGTGGCCTCAAAGCTGATTCTTATCCTGGACGACCTGCTCTGGGTgctgactgactctcagctaaagGCAATGGTGCAGTATGCAAAGTCCCTCAGTGAGGCCATGGAGAAGTCTGCTCAGCAGAGGAAGAGCATGGCAGCAGACAATCAG GTTTCATCGCAGCCCTCTTCAGCCCAGCAGGAGCGCGCCCAGCAGGCGTCCGCAGCCACTGACCAGAGTGCGACCATAGCCAAGCTGTTCAGCGCCTACGATGTGTGCGAGACCTCCCACCACCTCCAGATTACACACCTCGACTTGCATATCTGTGACGACATCCACGCTAAGGACAAAG tTATCAATAAGAGGATAACAGGCGGAGCaatgcagctttccttcagctCTATCACTTTGGACTACTACCCATTACACAAAACTG ATGACAGCTGTGTCCGCTGGATGCACTACAGCGAAGCCACGAAAACCAGGGAGAGCTGGGCGAAGAGTCTGCTCGATGAGTTCAGGTCCAACGTAGAGATGTTAAAGAGTGCCGTTCGAGACCAGCAAGGCCCAGGCGCTGGACGCAGCTCTCCACGTCATG TGTCCTTTAAGGACGATGTGTATGAGCCTCTAGGAAGTCAGGAGAAAGCAGGAGGAGAAGTAGGGCTTAGGGAGGCAGATGGAGGACTCCTAGAGTGGAGCTCACGCACACAGCCTCCACCTCAGTGCTGCTGGTGCCTAGAACCAG GTAAGATaaacacctcctcctccagcactTCGTTCAGCCCGCCGCCTCCTCAGACTCCGAAGACCCAGCTCATGTCCAGCTCGTTTGTTCTCAGAATGGCAGACTTCAGTATTTACCAG gtgtCGACGGCAGACCAGCATCGCTCCACCCCGAAAACCATGATCTCCTGCAATAAAAAGTCCTTGTACCTGCCTCCAGAGATGCCGGCCATTCACGTCGAGTTCACGGAATACTACTTCCCTGATGGAAAAGACAACCCCA TCCCCTGTCCCAACCTGTACGCCCAGCTCAACGCCCTGCAGCTGGTTCTGGATCCTCGCAGCTTGGTGTGGCTCAACCTGTTTGCCCTTGACCTCAGGCAGAGTCTGGAGCAGTTCATGGAGATCTACAAGCTCAGTGACTCACAGAAGCCCGACGAGCATGTTGACATTAAGGTTGACGGCCTGATGCTTAAG TTGGTGGTTCCCACCGACCAGGACGCCGCCTGCCCCGCCGACCTGCCTCGCTCCGTCTCAATACAGACTTCAGAAATGACAGCCACCAACACCCGACACCCTGCCAACTGCACCCGCGCCCATCTCGAGGCCCTGCTGCAGGCCTTTGAGGAGGAGCCGTTCTTCTCTCCGACGTTCTCCTCCTTCCCTCGCTCCCCCTCCTCGGTGCCCGTCCTCCATCCGGTCTTCCAGCGGCACGCTCACGAACAGGACACTAAGATGCACGACATCTACAGGGGGCTCGCCGTGCCAACGGTGGGCACCGACGGCCTCAAGATGCCTGCCGCGACAGACTTCTGGGCGCTGCACTTTGCCCAGTTTTGGGTGGACTACGAAGGCACCCGCGGAGGGAAAGGGCGTCCGCAGCCCTTTGTGGACTCCTTCCCCCTCACCGTGTGGGCCTGTCAGCCCGCAAAAATCGTCCAGCTTCAGGAGAAGCTGAGAGGATCCGCCGGATCAGGGCTGTCCCGAAGCATGTCGGCGGAGGCGGTCGCTCGTTTGCAGCGAAAGCGGTTGTTGAAGGAATTTTACAGCGCCGACAGTGCGCCGGCATCCCCTCACTGCAGCACATCAACACTGCCACCCAGTAACGGACTCCATACACCCCTCTCACTGGACAGTCTGCCCTCTTCACCCTCTTCTTCATCATCCAGTAAAGATGCAGATGTGCATATATTGGTGCATGTGCAGAAGCACTTGAGCGCTCAG gtgaGCCATCGGCAGTATGTGTTTCTGATGCTTCTTCAGCGCAGCCTCAAAGCCCTGCAGCAGACGCTGCAGCAGGATCTGGAGGAGATGGCTTCTAAGAGAGAGCGCAAAGACACCTCCCACCACGCCGCCGACCACCAACCCTTCACATTCTGCCTGGGCCTCCTGCTCAAAAGTGCCGAGGTGTCCCTCCTCTTGAAGCCTGTGACCCAGCCCGAGGGTGCAGGATCTGCCGCAGGTTCCGAGCTCTCCCCCTCGGAGAGCAGAGGAACCCTGGAGCCCGCGGGCGAAGCCGCGGAGGGCTCGGAAAAGGGCAACGAAGGGTCCGGCTCTGAGGCAGGAGCAGCGAAGCAGCCTTGCACCGTAGACCAGCTGTTATGCAGCGAAGGTCCGGAGAACGGAGCCACGCAGTGTCCCGCCCCGCTTGTCCCGTCCTCCAACTCCGTTGACTCGAATCAGAAACCCTCGGAGGAGGAGAGGACTCCATCGAAGAACTCTGTGAGGGCGAGTTCAGATGAAGGAGCCGAGGGGACGGGTAATGGGTTGGCTGCAGGCGATGAAGTTGGGTTAGATTCCAAAACCCAAGTGAGTGACCATTTGTCTGACCCACTGAGCAGCAAAGACTTTAGTGACAAAGACAAGACGGCAACAGCAAAGATGCCTCAGTCGGTATCCAG GAAAGGAAGTTTGTCTGTGGTTTCTGATCTCCTCAGCTCCTCAAACTCCAGCAGATCCACCTCCCTTTATTCCATGTCTAACAT tggtcGCTTGATGCGTGACCGCTCCCAGTCCAGTTTCTCGGTGTCctacaaaaacatgaagaagaGCCCGTCCCTGCAGTCCCTGGACAACATCTCCATCGACAGCTACCTGCTGGAGGATGGAGACGCCTACAGCTTGCTGGAAAGAG ATGACGTGTCCATCTCGGGCTTCAAGGATACCATCAGTGAGCAGAGCGCCACCGAAAGCGCCACAGAGGCGGTAACTGGTCAGGAGCAGGAAGGGGGCGCGTCCCCCGACAGCGTCAGCGCCACGTCCCAGAGTATTGATGAGCCGACCAAAGATCTG GTGTCCGTGCTGGTGCTGAAGGTGCAGTCGGTGTGTGCCAGCATGGAGGTGGTGGGCGAGAGCTCGGCCGTGGCTCTGGAGGTGGGCCAGCTCACACCCAACCAGCTGGGCAACGTCAGCCTGCGGCAGTACCTCAGCAACCGCAGCCTCG GTGGCGAGAGCAACTCCTCGTTCACGTCCGGTCACAGCCCGGAGGTGCGGGCTCGCCTGGAGAGCGGACCCCGCGCTGCCGCCCACTCGCCGCTGGCCGAGCGCAACGGCTTCCTGCAGCTGCGCCTGCACGGGTACCGCGCGAGCTTCATGATGTCCACGCTGCGCAACCTGTCCCTCTTCCTGGAGGACGACGCCGCCTCGCAGGTGCTGCCCATGGAGATCAGCGTCAGGGACACGCGCGTCGACTTGAAG GATGATGGCCCCCGCGACAATCCCTCTGACTCCGAGCCCTCGCCGATCACTCTCCATGTGGACAGTCTCATCATTCACAAAAGAGACGACGGCTCTTTCTCCATAGGAG ATACTGCAGCTGAAGCCAAACCCAAGAAAGCAGGTTCACTGATGGACGGCTCTCTGAGTCCGGTCCATGAGGCTGTGAGCAGCGTCTGCAGGATACAGAAAGCTACGCAGACCCAAAACCCACCTGCCAGCCCCAGTCCGTTGTCCAGGGAAAAg ATGCTGTTAGAAGAGAACGAATGTTTAAAGCTGGAGCTGTCCCGAACCAAAATGGCGCTGGCCGAGGCTCAGATGGAAAAGGACTCGCTGCTTCACCGCATGAAGAGCCTGAAAATTAACACCAGCTAG
- the uhrf1bp1l gene encoding UHRF1-binding protein 1-like isoform X3, whose translation MAGLIKKQILKHLSRFAKNLSPDKINLSTLKGEGQLTNLELDEEVLQSLLDLPTWLAINRVFCNKAAIRIPWTKLKTHPISLSLDKVIMEMSTCDEPRPPNGPSPIATASGQSEYGFAEKVVEGITLSINSIIIKISAKAFNASFELSQLQVYSVNTSWGIGDLRFTRIQDPQRGEVLTFKEISWQMIRIEADAIHSAEHEMLSAPIRLITNQSKIRVTLKRRIKDCNVVASKLILILDDLLWVLTDSQLKAMVQYAKSLSEAMEKSAQQRKSMAADNQVSSQPSSAQQERAQQASAATDQSATIAKLFSAYDVCETSHHLQITHLDLHICDDIHAKDKVINKRITGGAMQLSFSSITLDYYPLHKTDDSCVRWMHYSEATKTRESWAKSLLDEFRSNVEMLKSAVRDQQGPGAGRSSPRHVSFKDDVYEPLGSQEKAGGEVGLREADGGLLEWSSRTQPPPQCCWCLEPGKINTSSSSTSFSPPPPQTPKTQLMSSSFVLRMADFSIYQVSTADQHRSTPKTMISCNKKSLYLPPEMPAIHVEFTEYYFPDGKDNPIPCPNLYAQLNALQLVLDPRSLVWLNLFALDLRQSLEQFMEIYKLSDSQKPDEHVDIKVDGLMLKLVVPTDQDAACPADLPRSVSIQTSEMTATNTRHPANCTRAHLEALLQAFEEEPFFSPTFSSFPRSPSSVPVLHPVFQRHAHEQDTKMHDIYRGLAVPTVGTDGLKMPAATDFWALHFAQFWVDYEGTRGGKGRPQPFVDSFPLTVWACQPAKIVQLQEKLRGSAGSGLSRSMSAEAVARLQRKRLLKEFYSADSAPASPHCSTSTLPPSNGLHTPLSLDSLPSSPSSSSSSKDADVHILVHVQKHLSAQVSHRQYVFLMLLQRSLKALQQTLQQDLEEMASKRERKDTSHHAADHQPFTFCLGLLLKSAEVSLLLKPVTQPEGAGSAAGSELSPSESRGTLEPAGEAAEGSEKGNEGSGSEAGAAKQPCTVDQLLCSEGPENGATQCPAPLVPSSNSVDSNQKPSEEERTPSKNSVRASSDEGAEGTGNGLAAGDEVGLDSKTQVSDHLSDPLSSKDFSDKDKTATAKMPQSVSRKGSLSVVSDLLSSSNSSRSTSLYSMSNIGRLMRDRSQSSFSVSYKNMKKSPSLQSLDNISIDSYLLEDGDAYSLLERDDVSISGFKDTISEQSATESATEAVTGQEQEGGASPDSVSATSQSIDEPTKDLVSVLVLKVQSVCASMEVVGESSAVALEVGQLTPNQLGNVSLRQYLSNRSLAGGESNSSFTSGHSPEVRARLESGPRAAAHSPLAERNGFLQLRLHGYRASFMMSTLRNLSLFLEDDAASQVLPMEISVRDTRVDLKDDGPRDNPSDSEPSPITLHVDSLIIHKRDDGSFSIGDTAAEAKPKKAGSLMDGSLSPVHEAVSSVCRIQKATQTQNPPASPSPLSREKMLLEENECLKLELSRTKMALAEAQMEKDSLLHRMKSLKINTS comes from the exons GTTTGCTAAGAACCTGTCGCCGGACAAGATCAACCTGAGCACGCTGAAGGGGGAGGGCCAGCTCACCAACCTGGAGCTGGATGAGGAGGTTCTCCAGAGTCTGCTGGACCTGCCCACCTGGCTGGCCATTAACCGCGTGTTCTGCAACAAGGCTGCCATCAGG ATACCATGGACGAAACTGAAGACTCACCCAATCTCGTTG TCTCTGGATAAAGTGATAATGGAGATGAGCACGTGCGATGAGCCCCGTCCTCCCAATGGTCCGTCTCCCATAGCAACAGCATCGGGACAAAG TGAATATGGGTTTGCTGAAAAGGTGGTGGAGGGGATTACGCTATCCATCAACTCCATCATCATCAAGATCAGCGCCAAGGCCTTCAACGCCTCCTTCGAGCTCTCCCAGCTGCAGGTCTACAGCGTCAATACCAGCTGGGGCATCGGCGATCTGCGGTTCACTCGCATCCAGGATCCTCAGAGGGGCGAG GTCCTGACGTTCAAAGAAATCAGCTGGCAGATGATCCGCATCGAGGCCGACGCGATCCACAGCGCCGAGCACGAGATGCTGAGCGCTCCCATCCGCCTCATCACCAACCAGTCGAAGATCCGAGTCACTCTTAAGAGACGG ATAAAGGACTGCAACGTGGTGGCCTCAAAGCTGATTCTTATCCTGGACGACCTGCTCTGGGTgctgactgactctcagctaaagGCAATGGTGCAGTATGCAAAGTCCCTCAGTGAGGCCATGGAGAAGTCTGCTCAGCAGAGGAAGAGCATGGCAGCAGACAATCAG GTTTCATCGCAGCCCTCTTCAGCCCAGCAGGAGCGCGCCCAGCAGGCGTCCGCAGCCACTGACCAGAGTGCGACCATAGCCAAGCTGTTCAGCGCCTACGATGTGTGCGAGACCTCCCACCACCTCCAGATTACACACCTCGACTTGCATATCTGTGACGACATCCACGCTAAGGACAAAG tTATCAATAAGAGGATAACAGGCGGAGCaatgcagctttccttcagctCTATCACTTTGGACTACTACCCATTACACAAAACTG ATGACAGCTGTGTCCGCTGGATGCACTACAGCGAAGCCACGAAAACCAGGGAGAGCTGGGCGAAGAGTCTGCTCGATGAGTTCAGGTCCAACGTAGAGATGTTAAAGAGTGCCGTTCGAGACCAGCAAGGCCCAGGCGCTGGACGCAGCTCTCCACGTCATG TGTCCTTTAAGGACGATGTGTATGAGCCTCTAGGAAGTCAGGAGAAAGCAGGAGGAGAAGTAGGGCTTAGGGAGGCAGATGGAGGACTCCTAGAGTGGAGCTCACGCACACAGCCTCCACCTCAGTGCTGCTGGTGCCTAGAACCAG GTAAGATaaacacctcctcctccagcactTCGTTCAGCCCGCCGCCTCCTCAGACTCCGAAGACCCAGCTCATGTCCAGCTCGTTTGTTCTCAGAATGGCAGACTTCAGTATTTACCAG gtgtCGACGGCAGACCAGCATCGCTCCACCCCGAAAACCATGATCTCCTGCAATAAAAAGTCCTTGTACCTGCCTCCAGAGATGCCGGCCATTCACGTCGAGTTCACGGAATACTACTTCCCTGATGGAAAAGACAACCCCA TCCCCTGTCCCAACCTGTACGCCCAGCTCAACGCCCTGCAGCTGGTTCTGGATCCTCGCAGCTTGGTGTGGCTCAACCTGTTTGCCCTTGACCTCAGGCAGAGTCTGGAGCAGTTCATGGAGATCTACAAGCTCAGTGACTCACAGAAGCCCGACGAGCATGTTGACATTAAGGTTGACGGCCTGATGCTTAAG TTGGTGGTTCCCACCGACCAGGACGCCGCCTGCCCCGCCGACCTGCCTCGCTCCGTCTCAATACAGACTTCAGAAATGACAGCCACCAACACCCGACACCCTGCCAACTGCACCCGCGCCCATCTCGAGGCCCTGCTGCAGGCCTTTGAGGAGGAGCCGTTCTTCTCTCCGACGTTCTCCTCCTTCCCTCGCTCCCCCTCCTCGGTGCCCGTCCTCCATCCGGTCTTCCAGCGGCACGCTCACGAACAGGACACTAAGATGCACGACATCTACAGGGGGCTCGCCGTGCCAACGGTGGGCACCGACGGCCTCAAGATGCCTGCCGCGACAGACTTCTGGGCGCTGCACTTTGCCCAGTTTTGGGTGGACTACGAAGGCACCCGCGGAGGGAAAGGGCGTCCGCAGCCCTTTGTGGACTCCTTCCCCCTCACCGTGTGGGCCTGTCAGCCCGCAAAAATCGTCCAGCTTCAGGAGAAGCTGAGAGGATCCGCCGGATCAGGGCTGTCCCGAAGCATGTCGGCGGAGGCGGTCGCTCGTTTGCAGCGAAAGCGGTTGTTGAAGGAATTTTACAGCGCCGACAGTGCGCCGGCATCCCCTCACTGCAGCACATCAACACTGCCACCCAGTAACGGACTCCATACACCCCTCTCACTGGACAGTCTGCCCTCTTCACCCTCTTCTTCATCATCCAGTAAAGATGCAGATGTGCATATATTGGTGCATGTGCAGAAGCACTTGAGCGCTCAG gtgaGCCATCGGCAGTATGTGTTTCTGATGCTTCTTCAGCGCAGCCTCAAAGCCCTGCAGCAGACGCTGCAGCAGGATCTGGAGGAGATGGCTTCTAAGAGAGAGCGCAAAGACACCTCCCACCACGCCGCCGACCACCAACCCTTCACATTCTGCCTGGGCCTCCTGCTCAAAAGTGCCGAGGTGTCCCTCCTCTTGAAGCCTGTGACCCAGCCCGAGGGTGCAGGATCTGCCGCAGGTTCCGAGCTCTCCCCCTCGGAGAGCAGAGGAACCCTGGAGCCCGCGGGCGAAGCCGCGGAGGGCTCGGAAAAGGGCAACGAAGGGTCCGGCTCTGAGGCAGGAGCAGCGAAGCAGCCTTGCACCGTAGACCAGCTGTTATGCAGCGAAGGTCCGGAGAACGGAGCCACGCAGTGTCCCGCCCCGCTTGTCCCGTCCTCCAACTCCGTTGACTCGAATCAGAAACCCTCGGAGGAGGAGAGGACTCCATCGAAGAACTCTGTGAGGGCGAGTTCAGATGAAGGAGCCGAGGGGACGGGTAATGGGTTGGCTGCAGGCGATGAAGTTGGGTTAGATTCCAAAACCCAAGTGAGTGACCATTTGTCTGACCCACTGAGCAGCAAAGACTTTAGTGACAAAGACAAGACGGCAACAGCAAAGATGCCTCAGTCGGTATCCAG GAAAGGAAGTTTGTCTGTGGTTTCTGATCTCCTCAGCTCCTCAAACTCCAGCAGATCCACCTCCCTTTATTCCATGTCTAACAT tggtcGCTTGATGCGTGACCGCTCCCAGTCCAGTTTCTCGGTGTCctacaaaaacatgaagaagaGCCCGTCCCTGCAGTCCCTGGACAACATCTCCATCGACAGCTACCTGCTGGAGGATGGAGACGCCTACAGCTTGCTGGAAAGAG ATGACGTGTCCATCTCGGGCTTCAAGGATACCATCAGTGAGCAGAGCGCCACCGAAAGCGCCACAGAGGCGGTAACTGGTCAGGAGCAGGAAGGGGGCGCGTCCCCCGACAGCGTCAGCGCCACGTCCCAGAGTATTGATGAGCCGACCAAAGATCTG GTGTCCGTGCTGGTGCTGAAGGTGCAGTCGGTGTGTGCCAGCATGGAGGTGGTGGGCGAGAGCTCGGCCGTGGCTCTGGAGGTGGGCCAGCTCACACCCAACCAGCTGGGCAACGTCAGCCTGCGGCAGTACCTCAGCAACCGCAGCCTCG CAGGTGGCGAGAGCAACTCCTCGTTCACGTCCGGTCACAGCCCGGAGGTGCGGGCTCGCCTGGAGAGCGGACCCCGCGCTGCCGCCCACTCGCCGCTGGCCGAGCGCAACGGCTTCCTGCAGCTGCGCCTGCACGGGTACCGCGCGAGCTTCATGATGTCCACGCTGCGCAACCTGTCCCTCTTCCTGGAGGACGACGCCGCCTCGCAGGTGCTGCCCATGGAGATCAGCGTCAGGGACACGCGCGTCGACTTGAAG GATGATGGCCCCCGCGACAATCCCTCTGACTCCGAGCCCTCGCCGATCACTCTCCATGTGGACAGTCTCATCATTCACAAAAGAGACGACGGCTCTTTCTCCATAGGAG ATACTGCAGCTGAAGCCAAACCCAAGAAAGCAGGTTCACTGATGGACGGCTCTCTGAGTCCGGTCCATGAGGCTGTGAGCAGCGTCTGCAGGATACAGAAAGCTACGCAGACCCAAAACCCACCTGCCAGCCCCAGTCCGTTGTCCAGGGAAAAg ATGCTGTTAGAAGAGAACGAATGTTTAAAGCTGGAGCTGTCCCGAACCAAAATGGCGCTGGCCGAGGCTCAGATGGAAAAGGACTCGCTGCTTCACCGCATGAAGAGCCTGAAAATTAACACCAGCTAG